A part of Rhodamnia argentea isolate NSW1041297 chromosome 8, ASM2092103v1, whole genome shotgun sequence genomic DNA contains:
- the LOC125312436 gene encoding pentatricopeptide repeat-containing protein At5g27110 yields the protein MVIRRLSALLRACTSLTRGKVIHQKVISLGLRNDAALCKDLVNFYFSCHSCHTAKLVFRTAEVPSDVSVWNCLMAAFAKNRMFFEALDLFQELLVDPLVEPDVYTYPSVLKACGGLGRAGSGQMIHCGLLKTGFLLDVVVASSAVSMYAKCNMFQQATWLFDEMAERDVACWNAVISCYYQDGQAEKALEYFERMKDAGFEPNSVTLTTAISSCARLVDLERGRKIHEELVKSRFKVDGFVYSALVDMYGKCGYLETAREIFEQIPQKNVVAWNAMITGFRLKGDSGSCIELFKRMIEGGVKASLTTLSSVLAACSRSAHLLHGRFVHGYIIRSEIEVDIFVTCSLIDLYFNCGRVTLAENLFRDMEKTNIISWNVMMSGYLKVGNYFEALRMFDEVKTARVAPDAITFTSILSVCSQLASLEKGKEIHNSVVESKFSKNEIVMGALLDMYAKCGAVDEAIQVFKQLPKRDLMSWTSMITAYGSHGQAFEALNLFAKMKQSNVEPDQVTFLAVLSACSHAGLVDQGSYYFDKMVNVHGIKPGIEHYACLIDLLGRAGRLHEAYRFLQRAPEVSGNLELLSTLFSGCCLHRDLELGEEIANAVAKTNPDESFSYVMLSNLYASAKRWDRVREVRSKMKELGLKKNPGCSWIEIDQRIQSFFVEDKSVPLAEKVYDCLMLLSSQMEEDEFAP from the coding sequence ATGGTGATCAGAAGATTATCGGCTCTCTTGAGAGCATGCACTTCGTTGACCCGGGGCAAAGTCATTCATCAGAAGGTAATATCTCTGGGCCTTCGTAATGACGCCGCCTTGTGCAAAGACCTCGTAAACTTCTACTTCTCCTGCCATTCATGCCACACTGCGAAGCTCGTGTTTCGCACCGCTGAGGTTCCGTCAGACGTGTCGGTCTGGAATTGCCTCATGGCTGCTTTCGCCAAGAACCGCATGTTCTTTGAAGCCCTTGACCTTTTTCAAGAGTTGTTGGTCGACCCATTGGTGGAACCGGATGTTTATACGTACCCAAGTGTTTTGAAGGCGTGTGGCGGTTTGGGAAGAGCTGGTTCCGGCCAAATGATTCATTGTGGATTGTTGAAGACTGGGTTTCTTTTGGATGTGGTCGTCGCCAGCTCTGCTGTGAGCATGTATGCGAAATGCAATATGTTTCAACAAGCGACCTGGCTGTTCGATGAAATGGCGGAGAGAGATGTGGCGTGTTGGAATGCTGTGATTTCTTGTTATTATCAAGATGGGCAAGCGGAGAAGGCTTTGGAATATTTCGAAAGAATGAAAGATGCTGGGTTTGAGCCTAATTCAGTGACTCTGACCACTGCAATCAGTTCGTGTGCTCGGCTTGTGGACCTAGAAAGAGGGAGGAAGATTCACGAGGAGTTGGTCAAAAGTCGATTTAAAGTTGACGGTTTTGTCTACTCTGCTCTTGTCGACATGTACGGCAAATGTGGATACTTAGAGACCGCTAGAGAGATATTCGAACAAATTCCTCAGAAGAATGTGGTTGCCTGGAATGCAATGATCACGGGATTTAGACTAAAGGGTGATAGTGGATCCTGCATTGAACTCTTTAAAAGGATGATCGAAGGAGGAGTTAAAGCATCGTTGACTACCTTAAGCAGTGTGCTTGCAGCTTGTTCAAGGTCAGCCCACCTGCTACATGGAAGATTCGTGCATGGTTATATAATCAGAAGTGAAATCGAGGTTGATATCTTTGTCACCTGTTCACttatagatttatattttaattgtgGAAGGGTTACTTTGGCAGAAAATTTATTTAGGGATATGGAAAAGACGAATATTATCTCTTGGAACGTTATGATGTCAGGATATCTGAAGGTAGGCAATTACTTTGAGGCTCTTCGCATGTTTGATGAAGTGAAAACAGCTCGTGTTGCACCAGATGCTATCACTTTCACTAGCATCCTGTCGGTTTGTTCCCAGCTGGCAAGCTTAGAAAAAGGTAAGGAGATCCACAATTCTGTGGTGGAGAGTAAGTTTAGCAAAAATGAGATAGTCATGGGAGCGCTTCTTGATATGTATGCTAAATGCGGTGCTGTGGATGAAGCTATTCAAGTTTTCAAGCAATTACCAAAGAGGGATCTGATGTCATGGACTTCTATGATCACTGCTTATGGGTCCCATGGTCAAGCTTTTGAAGCTCTGAATCTTTTTGCTAAAATGAAGCAATCCAATGTTGAGCCAGATCAGGTTACTTTCCTTGCCGTATTATCAGCTTGTAGCCATGCTGGACTGGTCGATCAAGGTTCTTACTATTTTGACAAGATGGTCAATGTGCATGGTATTAAACCCGGCATTGAACATTATGCTTGTCTGATAGATCTCCTTGGACGTGCTGGAAGATTACACGAGGCTTACAGATTCCTGCAAAGAGCCCCGGAAGTTTCTGGAAATCTTGAATTGTTAAGCACTCTGTTCTCAGGATGCTGTTTGCACAGAGATCTCGAATTAGGAGAGGAAATTGCGAATGCTGTTGCTAAAACAAATCCAGATGAATCGTTTAGTTATGTCATGTTATCAAACTTATATGCTTCTGCCAAGAGATGGGATAGAGTACGTGAGGTGAGatcaaaaatgaaagaattgggATTGAAGAAGAATCCTGGATGTAGCTGGATTGAGATTGACCAGAGGATTCAATCTTTCTTTGTGGAAGATAAGTCAGTCCCGCTAGCTGAAAAGGTGTATGACTGTCTCATGCTTCTTAGTAGTCAAATGGAAGAGGATGAATTTGCTCCATGA
- the LOC115735234 gene encoding PH, RCC1 and FYVE domains-containing protein 1 isoform X1 produces the protein MSRIDRMASDLSRAGPIERDIEQAITALKKGAYLLKYGRRGKPKFCPFRLSNDESMLIWFSGKEEKHLKLSHVDRIISGQRTPIFQRYPRPEKEYQSFSLIYSDRSLDLICKDKDEAEAWFSGLKALISRCRHRKVRTESRSDGIPSEATSPRTYTRSSPLNSPFGSNDSVQKDSGDHIRLQSPFGSPPKNGLDKAFSDVILYAVPPKSFFPSDSASGSVHSLSSGGSDSIHGQMRPPNVDAFRVSLSSAVSSSSQGSGHDEGDAMGDVFIWGECTGDGVLGGGLHRLGSNVGVKMDSLLPKPLESAVVLDVQNIACGGRHAALVTKQGEIFSWGEEWGGRLGHGVDSDVLHPKLIDALSNTNIELVACGEYHTCAVTLSGDLYTWGDGAYNFGLLGHGNEVSHWVPKRVNGPLEGIHVSSISCGLWHTAVVTSAGQLFTFGDGTFGVLGHGDRKSVSTPKEVESLKGLRTVRAACGVWHTAAVVEVMVGNSSSSNCSLGKLFTWGDGDKGRLGHGDKEAKLVPTCVAALVEPNFCQVACGHSLTAALATSGHIYTMGSPVYGQLGNPHADGKLPTRVEGKLSKSFVEEIACGAYHVAILTSRTEVYTWGKGANGRLGHGDTDDRNSPTLVEALKDKQVKSIACGTNFTAAICLHKWISGIDQSMCSGCRLPFNFKRKRHNCYNCGLVFCHSCTSKKSMKACMAPNPNKPYRVCDGCYSKLRKTIENDGSSHSSVSRRGVLNQQPNETTDKDEKFDSKSRSQLARLSSMEYLKPVESRTAKRNKRLEFNSSRVSPVPSNGSQWGGLNISKSFNPVFGSSKKFFSASVPGSRIVSRATSPISRRPSPPRSTTPTPTLSGLASPKIAVNDTKRTNDSLNEEVLKLRVQVENLTRKTQLQEVELERTTKQLKEAIAFAADETAKCKAAKEVIKSLTAQLKDMAERLPVGIARNVRSPISTSLVSPPASDDTCHTSMDRLNGQITSQEPDLNLSNSGILPNGSSTTSNHSSSHSRQVNPEAVSRNGIRAKESESRPDSEWVEQDEPGVYITFTSLPGGAKDLKRVRFSRKRFSEKQAEQWWAENRERVYKQYNVIDKSSIGAVSED, from the exons ATGTCGAGGATCGATAGGATGGCTTCCGATCTTAGCAGGGCTGGGCCAATTGAGAGGGATATTGAGCAG GCAATTACTGCATTGAAGAAAGGTGCTTACTTGCTTAAGTATGGAAGGAGAGGAAAGCCCAAGTTCTGCCCCTTCCGGCTCTCTAAT GACGAGTCCATGTTGATATGGTTCTCTGGAAAGGAGGAGAAACACCTGAAGTTAAGCCATGTTGACAGAATCATATCGGGCCAGCGGACT CCAATCTTTCAAAGGTATCCTCGACCAGAGAAAGAGTATCAGTCATTTTCGCTAATTTACAGTGACAGGTCATTGGATCTG ATTTGCAAGGACAAAGATGAAGCCGAGGCATGGTTCAGTGGCTTGAAAGCATTAATTTCCCGATGCCGTCATAGGAAAGTTAGAACAGAATCAAGAAGTGATGGAATTCCATCTGAAGCAACTAGTCCTAGAACATATACAAGAAGTTCTCCTCTAAATTCTCCGTTTGGGAGTAATGATAGCGTGCAGAAG GATAGCGGTGACCACATTCGGCTCCAAAGTCCATTTGGAAGTCCTCCTAAGAATGGTCTGGATAAGGCATTTTCTGATGTGATACTGTATGCAGTTCCTCCCAAAAGTTTCTTTCCCTCAGATTCAGCGAGTGGTTCTGTTCATTCTTTGTCATCAGGGGGCTCGGATAGCATACATGGTCAGATGAGGCCACCGAATGTGGATGCTTTCAGAGTTAGTTTATCAAGTGCTGTAAGTTCTTCGAGTCAAGGTTCTGGTCATGATGAAGGTGATGCTATGGGAGATGTTTTTATTTGGGGGGAATGCACAGGAGATGGTGTTCTTGGTGGTGGGCTTCATAGATTGGGAAGTAATGTTGGAGTGAAAATGGATTCCTTGCTTCCAAAGCCCTTGGAGTCTGCAGTAGTACTTGATGTTCAGAATATTGCTTGTGGTGGAAGACATGCTGCTTTAGTGACCAAGCAAGGAGAGATCTTTTCCTGGGGGGAGGAATGGGGTGGGAGACTTGGGCATGGCGTGGATTCTGATGTTTTGCATCCAAAGCTAATAGATGCCCTGAGCAATACAAATATTGAATTGGTAGCATGTGGTGAGTATCATACATGCGCCGTGACTCTTTCTGGTGATCTATACACTTGGGGTGATGGAGCTTATAACTTTGGTCTTCTTGGGCATGGGAATGAAGTGAGCCACTGGGTACCAAAAAGAGTGAATGGACCCTTGGAAGGTATACATGTCTCATCCATCTCCTGTGGTCTTTGGCACACTGCAGTTGTCACTTCTGCTGGCCAGTTGTTTACTTTTGGTGATGGCACCTTTGGTGTTCTGGGCCATGGAGATCGAAAAAGTGTATCAACACCAAAGGAAGTGGAGTCCCTTAAAGGGCTTCGCACTGTTCGAGCTGCTTGTGGTGTTTGGCATACAGCTGCAGTAGTGGAAGTCATGGTTGGTAATTCCAGTTCCAGCAACTGCTCGTTGGGAAAGCTGTTTACATGGGGAGATGGAGATAAAGGGCGACTTGGACATGGTGACAAAGAAGCGAAACTCGTGCCTACTTGTGTTGCTGCTCTTGTTGAACCCAACTTTTGTCAAGTTGCTTGCGGACATAGCCTAACTGCTGCTCTCGCAACCTCAGGTCACATCTACACCATGGGCAGTCCTGTTTATGGTCAGTTAGGAAATCCTCACGCTGATGGAAAGCTTCCAACCCGTGTCGAAGGTAAGCTCTCCAAGAGTTTTGTCGAGGAGATAGCATGTGGCGCTTATCATGTTGCCATTTTGACTTCAAGGACTGAAGTCTACACATGGGGTAAAGGAGCTAATGGTCGACTAGGCCATGGGGATACGGATGATAGAAATTCTCCGACCTTAGTTGAGGCCCTTAAAGACAAGCAAGTTAAAAGCATTGCTTGTGGGACTAATTTTACGGCTGCTATTTGCCTTCACAAATGGATCTCTGGCATTGACCAGTCTATGTGTTCAGGCTGTCGCCTGCCATTCAATTTCAAAAGGAAACGACACAATTGCTATAACTGCGGACTTGTCTTCTGTCATTCATGCACTAGTAAGAAGTCTATGAAGGCTTGTATGGCACCGAATCCTAACAAACCTTATCGGGTCTGTGATGGTTGTTATAGCAAACTGAGGAAGACCATTGAGAATGATGGTTCATCTCATTCGTCTGTCAGTAGAAGAGGTGTTTTAAATCAGCAACCGAATGAGACAACCGATAAAGACGAGAAGTTTGATTCCAAATCTCGCTCACAACTTGCTAGATTGTCCTCAATGGAGTACTTAAAGCCTGTTGAAAGCCGAACAGCCAAGAGAAATAAAAGGCTAGAATTTAACAGTAGTCGTGTCTCGCCTGTGCCAAGCAATGGTTCCCAGTGGGGTGGACTTAATATCTCAAAATCATTTAATCCGGTATTTGGCTCGTCCAAGAAATTCTTCTCTGCTTCTGTTCCTGGATCAAGGATAGTATCTCGGGCAACCTCTCCAATTTCAAGACGACCCAGCCCACCTCGGTCCACAACACCAACCCCAACCCTTTCAGGGCTTGCCTCCCCAAAGATTGCTGTAAATGATACAAAAAGGACAAACGATAGTCTGAACGAAGAGGTGCTTAAACTTAGAGTGCAG GTGGAAAATCTCACCCGCAAGACCCAACTCCAAGAGGTTGAGCTGGAAAGGACAACTAAACAGCTGAAGGAGGCAATAGCTTTTGCTGCGGATGAGACTGCAAAATGCAAGGCAGCAAAAGAAGTGATCAAATCACTTACTGCCCAA TTGAAAGACATGGCTGAAAGGCTGCCAGTGGGAATTGCCCGAAATGTTAGATCCCCCATTTCTACTTCGTTGGTCTCACCTCCTGCTTCTGATGACACTTGCCATACTTCTATGGACCGGTTGAATGGTCAGATCACATCTCAAGAGCCTGATTTAAACCTATCAAACAGTGGTATTCTTCCTAATGGGTCAAGCACCACAAGTAATCACAGTTCAAGTCATAGCAGACAAGTGAATCCAGAAGCAGTTAGTAGAAACGGCATTAGAGCTAAAGAAAGTGAATCTCGTCCTGATAGCGAATGGGTTGAGCAAGATGAGCCTGGTGTCTATATAACGTTTACCTCCCTGCCAGGAGGTGCCAAGGATCTAAAGCGAGTTCGCTTCAG TCGCAAGCGGTTTAGTGAGAAACAAGCGGAACAATGGTGGGCAGAGAACCGGGAAAGGGTATACAAACAATACAATGTGATCGACAAATCAAGCATTGGTGCTGTGAGTGAGGACTAG
- the LOC115735234 gene encoding PH, RCC1 and FYVE domains-containing protein 1 isoform X2, producing MLIWFSGKEEKHLKLSHVDRIISGQRTPIFQRYPRPEKEYQSFSLIYSDRSLDLICKDKDEAEAWFSGLKALISRCRHRKVRTESRSDGIPSEATSPRTYTRSSPLNSPFGSNDSVQKDSGDHIRLQSPFGSPPKNGLDKAFSDVILYAVPPKSFFPSDSASGSVHSLSSGGSDSIHGQMRPPNVDAFRVSLSSAVSSSSQGSGHDEGDAMGDVFIWGECTGDGVLGGGLHRLGSNVGVKMDSLLPKPLESAVVLDVQNIACGGRHAALVTKQGEIFSWGEEWGGRLGHGVDSDVLHPKLIDALSNTNIELVACGEYHTCAVTLSGDLYTWGDGAYNFGLLGHGNEVSHWVPKRVNGPLEGIHVSSISCGLWHTAVVTSAGQLFTFGDGTFGVLGHGDRKSVSTPKEVESLKGLRTVRAACGVWHTAAVVEVMVGNSSSSNCSLGKLFTWGDGDKGRLGHGDKEAKLVPTCVAALVEPNFCQVACGHSLTAALATSGHIYTMGSPVYGQLGNPHADGKLPTRVEGKLSKSFVEEIACGAYHVAILTSRTEVYTWGKGANGRLGHGDTDDRNSPTLVEALKDKQVKSIACGTNFTAAICLHKWISGIDQSMCSGCRLPFNFKRKRHNCYNCGLVFCHSCTSKKSMKACMAPNPNKPYRVCDGCYSKLRKTIENDGSSHSSVSRRGVLNQQPNETTDKDEKFDSKSRSQLARLSSMEYLKPVESRTAKRNKRLEFNSSRVSPVPSNGSQWGGLNISKSFNPVFGSSKKFFSASVPGSRIVSRATSPISRRPSPPRSTTPTPTLSGLASPKIAVNDTKRTNDSLNEEVLKLRVQVENLTRKTQLQEVELERTTKQLKEAIAFAADETAKCKAAKEVIKSLTAQLKDMAERLPVGIARNVRSPISTSLVSPPASDDTCHTSMDRLNGQITSQEPDLNLSNSGILPNGSSTTSNHSSSHSRQVNPEAVSRNGIRAKESESRPDSEWVEQDEPGVYITFTSLPGGAKDLKRVRFSRKRFSEKQAEQWWAENRERVYKQYNVIDKSSIGAVSED from the exons ATGTTGATATGGTTCTCTGGAAAGGAGGAGAAACACCTGAAGTTAAGCCATGTTGACAGAATCATATCGGGCCAGCGGACT CCAATCTTTCAAAGGTATCCTCGACCAGAGAAAGAGTATCAGTCATTTTCGCTAATTTACAGTGACAGGTCATTGGATCTG ATTTGCAAGGACAAAGATGAAGCCGAGGCATGGTTCAGTGGCTTGAAAGCATTAATTTCCCGATGCCGTCATAGGAAAGTTAGAACAGAATCAAGAAGTGATGGAATTCCATCTGAAGCAACTAGTCCTAGAACATATACAAGAAGTTCTCCTCTAAATTCTCCGTTTGGGAGTAATGATAGCGTGCAGAAG GATAGCGGTGACCACATTCGGCTCCAAAGTCCATTTGGAAGTCCTCCTAAGAATGGTCTGGATAAGGCATTTTCTGATGTGATACTGTATGCAGTTCCTCCCAAAAGTTTCTTTCCCTCAGATTCAGCGAGTGGTTCTGTTCATTCTTTGTCATCAGGGGGCTCGGATAGCATACATGGTCAGATGAGGCCACCGAATGTGGATGCTTTCAGAGTTAGTTTATCAAGTGCTGTAAGTTCTTCGAGTCAAGGTTCTGGTCATGATGAAGGTGATGCTATGGGAGATGTTTTTATTTGGGGGGAATGCACAGGAGATGGTGTTCTTGGTGGTGGGCTTCATAGATTGGGAAGTAATGTTGGAGTGAAAATGGATTCCTTGCTTCCAAAGCCCTTGGAGTCTGCAGTAGTACTTGATGTTCAGAATATTGCTTGTGGTGGAAGACATGCTGCTTTAGTGACCAAGCAAGGAGAGATCTTTTCCTGGGGGGAGGAATGGGGTGGGAGACTTGGGCATGGCGTGGATTCTGATGTTTTGCATCCAAAGCTAATAGATGCCCTGAGCAATACAAATATTGAATTGGTAGCATGTGGTGAGTATCATACATGCGCCGTGACTCTTTCTGGTGATCTATACACTTGGGGTGATGGAGCTTATAACTTTGGTCTTCTTGGGCATGGGAATGAAGTGAGCCACTGGGTACCAAAAAGAGTGAATGGACCCTTGGAAGGTATACATGTCTCATCCATCTCCTGTGGTCTTTGGCACACTGCAGTTGTCACTTCTGCTGGCCAGTTGTTTACTTTTGGTGATGGCACCTTTGGTGTTCTGGGCCATGGAGATCGAAAAAGTGTATCAACACCAAAGGAAGTGGAGTCCCTTAAAGGGCTTCGCACTGTTCGAGCTGCTTGTGGTGTTTGGCATACAGCTGCAGTAGTGGAAGTCATGGTTGGTAATTCCAGTTCCAGCAACTGCTCGTTGGGAAAGCTGTTTACATGGGGAGATGGAGATAAAGGGCGACTTGGACATGGTGACAAAGAAGCGAAACTCGTGCCTACTTGTGTTGCTGCTCTTGTTGAACCCAACTTTTGTCAAGTTGCTTGCGGACATAGCCTAACTGCTGCTCTCGCAACCTCAGGTCACATCTACACCATGGGCAGTCCTGTTTATGGTCAGTTAGGAAATCCTCACGCTGATGGAAAGCTTCCAACCCGTGTCGAAGGTAAGCTCTCCAAGAGTTTTGTCGAGGAGATAGCATGTGGCGCTTATCATGTTGCCATTTTGACTTCAAGGACTGAAGTCTACACATGGGGTAAAGGAGCTAATGGTCGACTAGGCCATGGGGATACGGATGATAGAAATTCTCCGACCTTAGTTGAGGCCCTTAAAGACAAGCAAGTTAAAAGCATTGCTTGTGGGACTAATTTTACGGCTGCTATTTGCCTTCACAAATGGATCTCTGGCATTGACCAGTCTATGTGTTCAGGCTGTCGCCTGCCATTCAATTTCAAAAGGAAACGACACAATTGCTATAACTGCGGACTTGTCTTCTGTCATTCATGCACTAGTAAGAAGTCTATGAAGGCTTGTATGGCACCGAATCCTAACAAACCTTATCGGGTCTGTGATGGTTGTTATAGCAAACTGAGGAAGACCATTGAGAATGATGGTTCATCTCATTCGTCTGTCAGTAGAAGAGGTGTTTTAAATCAGCAACCGAATGAGACAACCGATAAAGACGAGAAGTTTGATTCCAAATCTCGCTCACAACTTGCTAGATTGTCCTCAATGGAGTACTTAAAGCCTGTTGAAAGCCGAACAGCCAAGAGAAATAAAAGGCTAGAATTTAACAGTAGTCGTGTCTCGCCTGTGCCAAGCAATGGTTCCCAGTGGGGTGGACTTAATATCTCAAAATCATTTAATCCGGTATTTGGCTCGTCCAAGAAATTCTTCTCTGCTTCTGTTCCTGGATCAAGGATAGTATCTCGGGCAACCTCTCCAATTTCAAGACGACCCAGCCCACCTCGGTCCACAACACCAACCCCAACCCTTTCAGGGCTTGCCTCCCCAAAGATTGCTGTAAATGATACAAAAAGGACAAACGATAGTCTGAACGAAGAGGTGCTTAAACTTAGAGTGCAG GTGGAAAATCTCACCCGCAAGACCCAACTCCAAGAGGTTGAGCTGGAAAGGACAACTAAACAGCTGAAGGAGGCAATAGCTTTTGCTGCGGATGAGACTGCAAAATGCAAGGCAGCAAAAGAAGTGATCAAATCACTTACTGCCCAA TTGAAAGACATGGCTGAAAGGCTGCCAGTGGGAATTGCCCGAAATGTTAGATCCCCCATTTCTACTTCGTTGGTCTCACCTCCTGCTTCTGATGACACTTGCCATACTTCTATGGACCGGTTGAATGGTCAGATCACATCTCAAGAGCCTGATTTAAACCTATCAAACAGTGGTATTCTTCCTAATGGGTCAAGCACCACAAGTAATCACAGTTCAAGTCATAGCAGACAAGTGAATCCAGAAGCAGTTAGTAGAAACGGCATTAGAGCTAAAGAAAGTGAATCTCGTCCTGATAGCGAATGGGTTGAGCAAGATGAGCCTGGTGTCTATATAACGTTTACCTCCCTGCCAGGAGGTGCCAAGGATCTAAAGCGAGTTCGCTTCAG TCGCAAGCGGTTTAGTGAGAAACAAGCGGAACAATGGTGGGCAGAGAACCGGGAAAGGGTATACAAACAATACAATGTGATCGACAAATCAAGCATTGGTGCTGTGAGTGAGGACTAG